Proteins encoded by one window of Culicoides brevitarsis isolate CSIRO-B50_1 chromosome 2, AGI_CSIRO_Cbre_v1, whole genome shotgun sequence:
- the LOC134832168 gene encoding H(+)/Cl(-) exchange transporter 5 isoform X2, producing the protein MWGRIIENRHSRPDIKYTPIHSSKRDNTSSSEVPHSTFSDDELIDITPANNIRLRTMVSMEEGAASPNGNYVREFDPEATDVIEIQYLENKGGISFSGMTDTSDDIPGIGQYEDFHTIDWQRDIARDRMRHRYIIKKRQNSICDLIKGAHDAWSGWLCVLLVGLITGCVAGVIDIGSSWMTDLKFGICPQAFWLNREQCCWSSSETTFDSKNCSQWRTWSEILGSSREGAFAYIISYFFYVSWALLFAALAASLVRMFAPYACGSGIPEIKTILSGFIIRGYLGKWTLIIKSVGIMLSVSAGLTLGKEGPMVHIASCIGNILSYLFPKYGRNEAKKREILSAAAAAGVSVAFGAPIGGVLFSLEEVSYYFPLKTLWRSFFCALIAAFILRSINPFGNEHSVLFFVEYNKPWIFFELIPFILLGIMGGFVGTLFIKANLYWCRYRKFSKLGQYPVAEVLIVTLVTAVIAYPNPYTRMNMSELIYLLFSQCGISNSDPLCDYNRNFTDVNSAIEIAAAGPGVYQAVWLLILTFVMKFGLFIFTFGIKVPCGLFIPSLCLGAIMGRIVGIGMEQLAYHYPKIWIFSGECSTGANCITPGLYAMVGAAALLGGVTRMTVSLVVIMFELTGGVRYIVPLMCAAMASKWVGDALGRAGIYDAHIALNGYPFLDSKDEFQHTTLAADVMQPKRNETLSVITQDTMTVEDIETLLKETEHNGYPVVVSKESQYLVGFVLRRDLNLAIANAKRMIEGITSNSLVLFTSSNAVVQNLGPPPLKLKKILDMAPITVTDQTPMETVVDMFRKLGLRQTLVTHNGRLLGVITKKDVLRHIKQMDNEDPSTVLFN; encoded by the exons CAACTGATGTGAtagaaattcaatatttagagAATAAAG GAGGAATCTCATTTTCGGGCATGACCGATACAAGCGACGACATACCGGGAATCGGGCAATATGAGGATTTTCACACGATTGACTGGCAACGTGACATTGCGCGAGATCGTATGCGACATCGATACATCATTAAGAAGCGACAAAACTCAATTTGTGATTTAATTAAG GGTGCCCACGATGCATGGTCGGGATGGCTTTGCGTCTTACTCGTTGGCTTAATTACGGGATGTGTTGCTGGCGTCATTGACATCGGCAGTAGTTGGATGACCGATTTAAAATTCGGAATTTGCCCGCAAGCCTTTTGGCTGAATCGCGAACAATGCTGTTGGTCGTCCAGCGAAACGACGTTCGACAGTAAAAATTGCTCCCAATGGCGAACATGGTCGGAAATTCTGGGATCGTCACGTGAAGGCGCCTTCGCCTACAtcatatcatattttttctacGTTTCGTGGGCATTGCTGTTTGCGGCACTTGCTGCGTCGCTCGTACGGATGTTTGCGCCGTACGCTTGTGGCTCGGGAATACCGGAAATTAAGACAATTCTCTCGGGTTTCATCATTCGCGGATATTTGGGCAAGTGGACATTGATCATCAAGAGTGTTGGCATCATGTTGTCTGTGTCGGCGGGATTGACGCTCGGCAAGGAGGGTCCAATGGTGCACATTGCGAGTTGTATCGGAAATATTTTGTCGTATCTGTTTCCGAAATACGGCAGAAATGAGGCGAAAAAGAGGGAAATTTTATCGGCAGCTGCTGCAGCGGGCGTTTCTGTTGCTTTCGGAGCTCCCATTGGCGGAGTGTTGTTCAGTTTGGAAGAAGTTTCGTACTATTTCCCGCTGAAAACGCTTTGGAGATCGTTTTTCTGCGCCTTGATCGCCGCTTTCATCTTGCGCTCGATCAATCCCTTCGGAAATGAGCATTCCGTGCTGTTTTTCGTCGAATACAACAAGCCGTGGATCTTTTTCGAGCTGATTCCCTTCATCTTGCTCGGCATTATGGGCGGATTTGTCGGAACGCTCTTCATCAAGGCGAATCTCTATTGGTGTCGCTACCGCAAATTCAGCAAACTCGGGCAATATCCCGTGGCAGAAGTGCTCATCGTGACTCTCGTTACTGCAGTGATTGCCTATCCCAACCCCTACACACGCATGAACATGAGCGAACTAATTTACCTGCTTTTCAGTCAGTGCGGCATCAGTAACAGCGATCCGCTGTGCGATTACAACCGAAATTTCACCGATGTCAATTCGGCGATCGAGATTGCAGCTGCCGGTCCGGGCGTTTATCAAGCAGTATGGTTGCTCATCTTGACGTTCGTCATGAAATTCGGCTTGTTTATCTTCACGTTCGGCATAAAGGTGCCCTGTGGCTTGTTCATTCCGTCACTGTGCTTGGGAGCCATTATGGGACGCATTGTGGGCATCGGTATGGAGCAGCTGGCATATCATTATCCGAAAATTTGGATATTTTCGGGCGAATGTTCGACGGGGGCGAATTGCATAACGCCGGGATTGTACGCGATGGTGGGCGCGGCGGCACTTTTGGGCGGCGTAACACGCATGACGGTGTCTCTCGTGGTCATCATGTTCGAGTTGACGGGCGGCGTACGGTATATTGTGCCATTAATGTGTGCCGCGATGGCAAGCAAATGGGTTGGCGACGCCTTGGGACGTGCTGGTATCTACGATGCGCATATCGCGTTGAACGGGTATCCGTTCCTCGACAGCAAAGACGAGTTTCAACATACGACGTTGGCGGCAGATGTCATGCAACCCAA aCGAAACGAGACCCTTTCGGTTATCACTCAAGACACAATGACTGTCGAGGACATTGAAACGCTGCTAAAAGAGACTGAGCACAATGGCTATCCCGTTGTCGTGTCAAAGGAGAGTCAATATCTCGTTGGATTTGTTCTGCGACGCGATTTAAATCTAGCAATTG cCAATGCCAAACGAATGATCGAAGGAATCACCTCCAACTCGTTGGTTCTCTTCACGTCAAGTAACGCCGTAGTGCAAAATTTGGGCCCGCCTCCattgaaattgaagaaaatcttGGATATGGCGCCAATTACGGTGACAGATCAGACGCCAATGGAAACTGTCGTCGATATGTTCCGTAAATTGGGATTGCGACAAACGCTCGTCACGCATAACGG acgaTTACTGGGAGTTATTACGAAGAAAGATGTCTTGCGACATATCAAACAGATGGATAACGAGGATCCGAGTACGGTGTTGTTTAACTAA
- the LOC134832168 gene encoding H(+)/Cl(-) exchange transporter 5 isoform X1, which translates to METLPLKGSRKSVTSPGNQKYDAVQSKRDNTSSSEVPHSTFSDDELIDITPANNIRLRTMVSMEEGAASPNGNYVREFDPEATDVIEIQYLENKGGISFSGMTDTSDDIPGIGQYEDFHTIDWQRDIARDRMRHRYIIKKRQNSICDLIKGAHDAWSGWLCVLLVGLITGCVAGVIDIGSSWMTDLKFGICPQAFWLNREQCCWSSSETTFDSKNCSQWRTWSEILGSSREGAFAYIISYFFYVSWALLFAALAASLVRMFAPYACGSGIPEIKTILSGFIIRGYLGKWTLIIKSVGIMLSVSAGLTLGKEGPMVHIASCIGNILSYLFPKYGRNEAKKREILSAAAAAGVSVAFGAPIGGVLFSLEEVSYYFPLKTLWRSFFCALIAAFILRSINPFGNEHSVLFFVEYNKPWIFFELIPFILLGIMGGFVGTLFIKANLYWCRYRKFSKLGQYPVAEVLIVTLVTAVIAYPNPYTRMNMSELIYLLFSQCGISNSDPLCDYNRNFTDVNSAIEIAAAGPGVYQAVWLLILTFVMKFGLFIFTFGIKVPCGLFIPSLCLGAIMGRIVGIGMEQLAYHYPKIWIFSGECSTGANCITPGLYAMVGAAALLGGVTRMTVSLVVIMFELTGGVRYIVPLMCAAMASKWVGDALGRAGIYDAHIALNGYPFLDSKDEFQHTTLAADVMQPKRNETLSVITQDTMTVEDIETLLKETEHNGYPVVVSKESQYLVGFVLRRDLNLAIANAKRMIEGITSNSLVLFTSSNAVVQNLGPPPLKLKKILDMAPITVTDQTPMETVVDMFRKLGLRQTLVTHNGRLLGVITKKDVLRHIKQMDNEDPSTVLFN; encoded by the exons CAACTGATGTGAtagaaattcaatatttagagAATAAAG GAGGAATCTCATTTTCGGGCATGACCGATACAAGCGACGACATACCGGGAATCGGGCAATATGAGGATTTTCACACGATTGACTGGCAACGTGACATTGCGCGAGATCGTATGCGACATCGATACATCATTAAGAAGCGACAAAACTCAATTTGTGATTTAATTAAG GGTGCCCACGATGCATGGTCGGGATGGCTTTGCGTCTTACTCGTTGGCTTAATTACGGGATGTGTTGCTGGCGTCATTGACATCGGCAGTAGTTGGATGACCGATTTAAAATTCGGAATTTGCCCGCAAGCCTTTTGGCTGAATCGCGAACAATGCTGTTGGTCGTCCAGCGAAACGACGTTCGACAGTAAAAATTGCTCCCAATGGCGAACATGGTCGGAAATTCTGGGATCGTCACGTGAAGGCGCCTTCGCCTACAtcatatcatattttttctacGTTTCGTGGGCATTGCTGTTTGCGGCACTTGCTGCGTCGCTCGTACGGATGTTTGCGCCGTACGCTTGTGGCTCGGGAATACCGGAAATTAAGACAATTCTCTCGGGTTTCATCATTCGCGGATATTTGGGCAAGTGGACATTGATCATCAAGAGTGTTGGCATCATGTTGTCTGTGTCGGCGGGATTGACGCTCGGCAAGGAGGGTCCAATGGTGCACATTGCGAGTTGTATCGGAAATATTTTGTCGTATCTGTTTCCGAAATACGGCAGAAATGAGGCGAAAAAGAGGGAAATTTTATCGGCAGCTGCTGCAGCGGGCGTTTCTGTTGCTTTCGGAGCTCCCATTGGCGGAGTGTTGTTCAGTTTGGAAGAAGTTTCGTACTATTTCCCGCTGAAAACGCTTTGGAGATCGTTTTTCTGCGCCTTGATCGCCGCTTTCATCTTGCGCTCGATCAATCCCTTCGGAAATGAGCATTCCGTGCTGTTTTTCGTCGAATACAACAAGCCGTGGATCTTTTTCGAGCTGATTCCCTTCATCTTGCTCGGCATTATGGGCGGATTTGTCGGAACGCTCTTCATCAAGGCGAATCTCTATTGGTGTCGCTACCGCAAATTCAGCAAACTCGGGCAATATCCCGTGGCAGAAGTGCTCATCGTGACTCTCGTTACTGCAGTGATTGCCTATCCCAACCCCTACACACGCATGAACATGAGCGAACTAATTTACCTGCTTTTCAGTCAGTGCGGCATCAGTAACAGCGATCCGCTGTGCGATTACAACCGAAATTTCACCGATGTCAATTCGGCGATCGAGATTGCAGCTGCCGGTCCGGGCGTTTATCAAGCAGTATGGTTGCTCATCTTGACGTTCGTCATGAAATTCGGCTTGTTTATCTTCACGTTCGGCATAAAGGTGCCCTGTGGCTTGTTCATTCCGTCACTGTGCTTGGGAGCCATTATGGGACGCATTGTGGGCATCGGTATGGAGCAGCTGGCATATCATTATCCGAAAATTTGGATATTTTCGGGCGAATGTTCGACGGGGGCGAATTGCATAACGCCGGGATTGTACGCGATGGTGGGCGCGGCGGCACTTTTGGGCGGCGTAACACGCATGACGGTGTCTCTCGTGGTCATCATGTTCGAGTTGACGGGCGGCGTACGGTATATTGTGCCATTAATGTGTGCCGCGATGGCAAGCAAATGGGTTGGCGACGCCTTGGGACGTGCTGGTATCTACGATGCGCATATCGCGTTGAACGGGTATCCGTTCCTCGACAGCAAAGACGAGTTTCAACATACGACGTTGGCGGCAGATGTCATGCAACCCAA aCGAAACGAGACCCTTTCGGTTATCACTCAAGACACAATGACTGTCGAGGACATTGAAACGCTGCTAAAAGAGACTGAGCACAATGGCTATCCCGTTGTCGTGTCAAAGGAGAGTCAATATCTCGTTGGATTTGTTCTGCGACGCGATTTAAATCTAGCAATTG cCAATGCCAAACGAATGATCGAAGGAATCACCTCCAACTCGTTGGTTCTCTTCACGTCAAGTAACGCCGTAGTGCAAAATTTGGGCCCGCCTCCattgaaattgaagaaaatcttGGATATGGCGCCAATTACGGTGACAGATCAGACGCCAATGGAAACTGTCGTCGATATGTTCCGTAAATTGGGATTGCGACAAACGCTCGTCACGCATAACGG acgaTTACTGGGAGTTATTACGAAGAAAGATGTCTTGCGACATATCAAACAGATGGATAACGAGGATCCGAGTACGGTGTTGTTTAACTAA
- the LOC134832168 gene encoding H(+)/Cl(-) exchange transporter 5 isoform X4 has protein sequence MKTADSEYSFTSETNLVENYEALTIEYPRYGGISFSGMTDTSDDIPGIGQYEDFHTIDWQRDIARDRMRHRYIIKKRQNSICDLIKGAHDAWSGWLCVLLVGLITGCVAGVIDIGSSWMTDLKFGICPQAFWLNREQCCWSSSETTFDSKNCSQWRTWSEILGSSREGAFAYIISYFFYVSWALLFAALAASLVRMFAPYACGSGIPEIKTILSGFIIRGYLGKWTLIIKSVGIMLSVSAGLTLGKEGPMVHIASCIGNILSYLFPKYGRNEAKKREILSAAAAAGVSVAFGAPIGGVLFSLEEVSYYFPLKTLWRSFFCALIAAFILRSINPFGNEHSVLFFVEYNKPWIFFELIPFILLGIMGGFVGTLFIKANLYWCRYRKFSKLGQYPVAEVLIVTLVTAVIAYPNPYTRMNMSELIYLLFSQCGISNSDPLCDYNRNFTDVNSAIEIAAAGPGVYQAVWLLILTFVMKFGLFIFTFGIKVPCGLFIPSLCLGAIMGRIVGIGMEQLAYHYPKIWIFSGECSTGANCITPGLYAMVGAAALLGGVTRMTVSLVVIMFELTGGVRYIVPLMCAAMASKWVGDALGRAGIYDAHIALNGYPFLDSKDEFQHTTLAADVMQPKRNETLSVITQDTMTVEDIETLLKETEHNGYPVVVSKESQYLVGFVLRRDLNLAIANAKRMIEGITSNSLVLFTSSNAVVQNLGPPPLKLKKILDMAPITVTDQTPMETVVDMFRKLGLRQTLVTHNGRLLGVITKKDVLRHIKQMDNEDPSTVLFN, from the exons atgaaaactGCCGACTCGGAATACTCTTTCACTTCCGAGACGAATCTCGTGGAAAATTACGAAGCGCTGACCATCGAGTATCCGCGTTATG GAGGAATCTCATTTTCGGGCATGACCGATACAAGCGACGACATACCGGGAATCGGGCAATATGAGGATTTTCACACGATTGACTGGCAACGTGACATTGCGCGAGATCGTATGCGACATCGATACATCATTAAGAAGCGACAAAACTCAATTTGTGATTTAATTAAG GGTGCCCACGATGCATGGTCGGGATGGCTTTGCGTCTTACTCGTTGGCTTAATTACGGGATGTGTTGCTGGCGTCATTGACATCGGCAGTAGTTGGATGACCGATTTAAAATTCGGAATTTGCCCGCAAGCCTTTTGGCTGAATCGCGAACAATGCTGTTGGTCGTCCAGCGAAACGACGTTCGACAGTAAAAATTGCTCCCAATGGCGAACATGGTCGGAAATTCTGGGATCGTCACGTGAAGGCGCCTTCGCCTACAtcatatcatattttttctacGTTTCGTGGGCATTGCTGTTTGCGGCACTTGCTGCGTCGCTCGTACGGATGTTTGCGCCGTACGCTTGTGGCTCGGGAATACCGGAAATTAAGACAATTCTCTCGGGTTTCATCATTCGCGGATATTTGGGCAAGTGGACATTGATCATCAAGAGTGTTGGCATCATGTTGTCTGTGTCGGCGGGATTGACGCTCGGCAAGGAGGGTCCAATGGTGCACATTGCGAGTTGTATCGGAAATATTTTGTCGTATCTGTTTCCGAAATACGGCAGAAATGAGGCGAAAAAGAGGGAAATTTTATCGGCAGCTGCTGCAGCGGGCGTTTCTGTTGCTTTCGGAGCTCCCATTGGCGGAGTGTTGTTCAGTTTGGAAGAAGTTTCGTACTATTTCCCGCTGAAAACGCTTTGGAGATCGTTTTTCTGCGCCTTGATCGCCGCTTTCATCTTGCGCTCGATCAATCCCTTCGGAAATGAGCATTCCGTGCTGTTTTTCGTCGAATACAACAAGCCGTGGATCTTTTTCGAGCTGATTCCCTTCATCTTGCTCGGCATTATGGGCGGATTTGTCGGAACGCTCTTCATCAAGGCGAATCTCTATTGGTGTCGCTACCGCAAATTCAGCAAACTCGGGCAATATCCCGTGGCAGAAGTGCTCATCGTGACTCTCGTTACTGCAGTGATTGCCTATCCCAACCCCTACACACGCATGAACATGAGCGAACTAATTTACCTGCTTTTCAGTCAGTGCGGCATCAGTAACAGCGATCCGCTGTGCGATTACAACCGAAATTTCACCGATGTCAATTCGGCGATCGAGATTGCAGCTGCCGGTCCGGGCGTTTATCAAGCAGTATGGTTGCTCATCTTGACGTTCGTCATGAAATTCGGCTTGTTTATCTTCACGTTCGGCATAAAGGTGCCCTGTGGCTTGTTCATTCCGTCACTGTGCTTGGGAGCCATTATGGGACGCATTGTGGGCATCGGTATGGAGCAGCTGGCATATCATTATCCGAAAATTTGGATATTTTCGGGCGAATGTTCGACGGGGGCGAATTGCATAACGCCGGGATTGTACGCGATGGTGGGCGCGGCGGCACTTTTGGGCGGCGTAACACGCATGACGGTGTCTCTCGTGGTCATCATGTTCGAGTTGACGGGCGGCGTACGGTATATTGTGCCATTAATGTGTGCCGCGATGGCAAGCAAATGGGTTGGCGACGCCTTGGGACGTGCTGGTATCTACGATGCGCATATCGCGTTGAACGGGTATCCGTTCCTCGACAGCAAAGACGAGTTTCAACATACGACGTTGGCGGCAGATGTCATGCAACCCAA aCGAAACGAGACCCTTTCGGTTATCACTCAAGACACAATGACTGTCGAGGACATTGAAACGCTGCTAAAAGAGACTGAGCACAATGGCTATCCCGTTGTCGTGTCAAAGGAGAGTCAATATCTCGTTGGATTTGTTCTGCGACGCGATTTAAATCTAGCAATTG cCAATGCCAAACGAATGATCGAAGGAATCACCTCCAACTCGTTGGTTCTCTTCACGTCAAGTAACGCCGTAGTGCAAAATTTGGGCCCGCCTCCattgaaattgaagaaaatcttGGATATGGCGCCAATTACGGTGACAGATCAGACGCCAATGGAAACTGTCGTCGATATGTTCCGTAAATTGGGATTGCGACAAACGCTCGTCACGCATAACGG acgaTTACTGGGAGTTATTACGAAGAAAGATGTCTTGCGACATATCAAACAGATGGATAACGAGGATCCGAGTACGGTGTTGTTTAACTAA
- the LOC134832168 gene encoding H(+)/Cl(-) exchange transporter 5 isoform X3: METLPLKGSRKSVTSPGNQKYDAVQSKRDNTSSSEVPHSTFSDDELIDITPANNIRLRTMVSMEEGAASPNGNYVREFDPEGGISFSGMTDTSDDIPGIGQYEDFHTIDWQRDIARDRMRHRYIIKKRQNSICDLIKGAHDAWSGWLCVLLVGLITGCVAGVIDIGSSWMTDLKFGICPQAFWLNREQCCWSSSETTFDSKNCSQWRTWSEILGSSREGAFAYIISYFFYVSWALLFAALAASLVRMFAPYACGSGIPEIKTILSGFIIRGYLGKWTLIIKSVGIMLSVSAGLTLGKEGPMVHIASCIGNILSYLFPKYGRNEAKKREILSAAAAAGVSVAFGAPIGGVLFSLEEVSYYFPLKTLWRSFFCALIAAFILRSINPFGNEHSVLFFVEYNKPWIFFELIPFILLGIMGGFVGTLFIKANLYWCRYRKFSKLGQYPVAEVLIVTLVTAVIAYPNPYTRMNMSELIYLLFSQCGISNSDPLCDYNRNFTDVNSAIEIAAAGPGVYQAVWLLILTFVMKFGLFIFTFGIKVPCGLFIPSLCLGAIMGRIVGIGMEQLAYHYPKIWIFSGECSTGANCITPGLYAMVGAAALLGGVTRMTVSLVVIMFELTGGVRYIVPLMCAAMASKWVGDALGRAGIYDAHIALNGYPFLDSKDEFQHTTLAADVMQPKRNETLSVITQDTMTVEDIETLLKETEHNGYPVVVSKESQYLVGFVLRRDLNLAIANAKRMIEGITSNSLVLFTSSNAVVQNLGPPPLKLKKILDMAPITVTDQTPMETVVDMFRKLGLRQTLVTHNGRLLGVITKKDVLRHIKQMDNEDPSTVLFN, encoded by the exons GAGGAATCTCATTTTCGGGCATGACCGATACAAGCGACGACATACCGGGAATCGGGCAATATGAGGATTTTCACACGATTGACTGGCAACGTGACATTGCGCGAGATCGTATGCGACATCGATACATCATTAAGAAGCGACAAAACTCAATTTGTGATTTAATTAAG GGTGCCCACGATGCATGGTCGGGATGGCTTTGCGTCTTACTCGTTGGCTTAATTACGGGATGTGTTGCTGGCGTCATTGACATCGGCAGTAGTTGGATGACCGATTTAAAATTCGGAATTTGCCCGCAAGCCTTTTGGCTGAATCGCGAACAATGCTGTTGGTCGTCCAGCGAAACGACGTTCGACAGTAAAAATTGCTCCCAATGGCGAACATGGTCGGAAATTCTGGGATCGTCACGTGAAGGCGCCTTCGCCTACAtcatatcatattttttctacGTTTCGTGGGCATTGCTGTTTGCGGCACTTGCTGCGTCGCTCGTACGGATGTTTGCGCCGTACGCTTGTGGCTCGGGAATACCGGAAATTAAGACAATTCTCTCGGGTTTCATCATTCGCGGATATTTGGGCAAGTGGACATTGATCATCAAGAGTGTTGGCATCATGTTGTCTGTGTCGGCGGGATTGACGCTCGGCAAGGAGGGTCCAATGGTGCACATTGCGAGTTGTATCGGAAATATTTTGTCGTATCTGTTTCCGAAATACGGCAGAAATGAGGCGAAAAAGAGGGAAATTTTATCGGCAGCTGCTGCAGCGGGCGTTTCTGTTGCTTTCGGAGCTCCCATTGGCGGAGTGTTGTTCAGTTTGGAAGAAGTTTCGTACTATTTCCCGCTGAAAACGCTTTGGAGATCGTTTTTCTGCGCCTTGATCGCCGCTTTCATCTTGCGCTCGATCAATCCCTTCGGAAATGAGCATTCCGTGCTGTTTTTCGTCGAATACAACAAGCCGTGGATCTTTTTCGAGCTGATTCCCTTCATCTTGCTCGGCATTATGGGCGGATTTGTCGGAACGCTCTTCATCAAGGCGAATCTCTATTGGTGTCGCTACCGCAAATTCAGCAAACTCGGGCAATATCCCGTGGCAGAAGTGCTCATCGTGACTCTCGTTACTGCAGTGATTGCCTATCCCAACCCCTACACACGCATGAACATGAGCGAACTAATTTACCTGCTTTTCAGTCAGTGCGGCATCAGTAACAGCGATCCGCTGTGCGATTACAACCGAAATTTCACCGATGTCAATTCGGCGATCGAGATTGCAGCTGCCGGTCCGGGCGTTTATCAAGCAGTATGGTTGCTCATCTTGACGTTCGTCATGAAATTCGGCTTGTTTATCTTCACGTTCGGCATAAAGGTGCCCTGTGGCTTGTTCATTCCGTCACTGTGCTTGGGAGCCATTATGGGACGCATTGTGGGCATCGGTATGGAGCAGCTGGCATATCATTATCCGAAAATTTGGATATTTTCGGGCGAATGTTCGACGGGGGCGAATTGCATAACGCCGGGATTGTACGCGATGGTGGGCGCGGCGGCACTTTTGGGCGGCGTAACACGCATGACGGTGTCTCTCGTGGTCATCATGTTCGAGTTGACGGGCGGCGTACGGTATATTGTGCCATTAATGTGTGCCGCGATGGCAAGCAAATGGGTTGGCGACGCCTTGGGACGTGCTGGTATCTACGATGCGCATATCGCGTTGAACGGGTATCCGTTCCTCGACAGCAAAGACGAGTTTCAACATACGACGTTGGCGGCAGATGTCATGCAACCCAA aCGAAACGAGACCCTTTCGGTTATCACTCAAGACACAATGACTGTCGAGGACATTGAAACGCTGCTAAAAGAGACTGAGCACAATGGCTATCCCGTTGTCGTGTCAAAGGAGAGTCAATATCTCGTTGGATTTGTTCTGCGACGCGATTTAAATCTAGCAATTG cCAATGCCAAACGAATGATCGAAGGAATCACCTCCAACTCGTTGGTTCTCTTCACGTCAAGTAACGCCGTAGTGCAAAATTTGGGCCCGCCTCCattgaaattgaagaaaatcttGGATATGGCGCCAATTACGGTGACAGATCAGACGCCAATGGAAACTGTCGTCGATATGTTCCGTAAATTGGGATTGCGACAAACGCTCGTCACGCATAACGG acgaTTACTGGGAGTTATTACGAAGAAAGATGTCTTGCGACATATCAAACAGATGGATAACGAGGATCCGAGTACGGTGTTGTTTAACTAA